The following proteins are encoded in a genomic region of Ostrea edulis chromosome 7, xbOstEdul1.1, whole genome shotgun sequence:
- the LOC130046627 gene encoding E3 ubiquitin-protein ligase TRIM71-like, whose amino-acid sequence MARSHAQDIIRCQYCEEEPALFQCVPCGDELCPRCKTFHLKSKVPSGHNVIPISERLHPTNKVKMCESHPTKPYDACCEDCQVPVCILCIQEIHNTHRIGKMQDMYEKQKAAAIKELSEMKIQRRADIIQRIKDVENGLSRITTSHENLRREMKRQAKDFMDHINAILNEGLSESESDEKKKLEELSQHKAELEEYQQNLEHVIEKLENLTESSSPADLILYRKQNPDVIKHLKFPDTVVTTDPTFTTGQFNKTLNEKQFGQMTKSQLTRVKTDDTTQYTQTKTTETQPTQWFPLKSDEEKAEEELQKRRKGKLVKTSLKCTLLLKTVLQHPGTLSDIKPDKKVLSHVACVGDKRAYISGSGSGILLIDRSSTHLDTIGTSGEPSGLAVMKDGSLIYSVREDCAIYRVSPNKQITKLVNTPDKPVGLCLTGSGEILVCLDSRAYLMLTSTVRVRVVRYNCSGTKIQEFQISQNMTGVVPREWPICENVNADICTVDMRSDHMYKFSARNRVVVYDKSGNHRFQYGRRGGTQKFDHLEPRGLATDSLGHILISDGFNHVVHLISQDGQFIAYILTKDDGIACPWGIAVDQSDNLWLVEHKGSRVKVYQYLS is encoded by the coding sequence ATGGCTCGGTCTCATGCCCAGGACATCATCCGATGTCAGTACTGTGAGGAGGAACCTGCTCTGTTTCAATGTGTTCCCTGTGGAGATGAACTCTGTCCTCGctgtaaaacatttcatctAAAAAGCAAGGTTCCCTCTGGACACAACGTCATCCCTATATCCGAGAGACTCCACCCCACCAACAAGGTCAAAATGTGTGAAAGTCACCCGACCAAACCATACGATGCTTGTTGTGAAGATTGTCAAGTTCCGGTCTGCATTTTATGCATTCAAGAAATTCACAATACACACAGAATTGGGAAAATGCAGGATATGTACGAGAAACAAAAGGCTGCAGCCATAAAAGAACTGTctgaaatgaaaatacaaaGGAGAGCGGATATCATACAAAGGATTAAAGATGTCGAAAATGGATTATCACGGATAACGACCAGCCACGAAAATCTGAGGAGGGAAATGAAGAGACAAGCCAAAGATTTTATGGATCATATCAACGCCATTTTAAATGAAGGTCTAAGCGAGTCTGAGTCAGACGAGAAAAAGAAGCTAGAAGAATTATCACAACATAAAGCCGAGTTAGAAGAATATCAACAGAACCTGGAACATGTCATTGAGAAACTAGAAAACCTCACAGAATCAAGTTCTCCTGCTGATCTCATCTTGTACCGGAAACAAAATCCTGACGTGATCAAACACTTAAAATTTCCAGATACCGTGGTAACTACTGATCCCACGTTCACGACCGGACAGTTCAACAAAACTTTGAACGAGAAACAGTTTGGACAAATGACCAAAAGTCAACTTACTCGAGTGAAGACAGATGATACGACCCAATACACACAAACAAAAACGACAGAAACCCAACCCACCCAATGGTTTCCATTGAAATCGGATGAAGAAAAAGCGGAAGAAGAGTTACAGAAAAGAAGGAAAGGGAAATTGGTGAAGACGTCCTTAAAATGTACATTATTGCTGAAAACGGTATTACAACACCCAGGCACGCTAAGTGATATAAAACCTGACAAGAAAGTGTTAAGTCACGTGGCGTGCGTTGGTGATAAAAGAGCATACATCAGTGGGAGTGGTTCTGGGATACTTTTGATTGACAGGTCAAGTACACACCTGGACACGATCGGTACATCTGGTGAACCGTCTGGCCTGGCTGTGATGAAGGACGGGAGTCTGATTTATTCTGTCCGAGAAGATTGTGCCATCTACCGAGTGTCTCCCAATAAACAGATCACAAAACTTGTAAACACACCGGACAAACCTGTAGGTCTGTGTCTTACCGGTTCAGGAGAAATCCTGGTCTGTCTGGATAGTCGTGCTTATTTGATGCTAACAAGTACAGTTAGAGTTAGAGTGGTCCGGTACAACTGCAGCGGTAcaaaaatccaggagtttcAAATATCCCAAAATATGACTGGTGTAGTACCAAGAGAATGGCCTATCTGTGAGAATGTGAATGCTGATATCTGTACTGTTGATATGCGTTCTGatcatatgtataaatttaGTGCTAGGAATAGAGTAGTGGTATATGACAAGTCTGGGAACCATCGCTTTCAGTATGGCAGGCGAGGTGGGACTCAGAAGTTTGATCACCTTGAGCCACGTGGTCTGGCTACCGACAGCCTAGGTCACATCCTCATCTCAGACGGCTTTAACCATGTCGTGCATCTTATTAGCCAGGACGGGCAGTTCATCGCCTATATCCTGACAAAGGATGACGGGATAGCATGTCCGTGGGGGATCGCTGTGGACCAGTCCGACAACTTGTGGTTGGTAGAACATAAAGGATCCCGTGTAAAAGTGTACCAGTATCTGTCGTAA
- the LOC125667387 gene encoding uncharacterized protein LOC125667387, whose protein sequence is MPVRKVRSTGNQFIYRTSRATKHCSYANTVQRQRCFEKYSNVNREILRESITYSDGIVMARSQAQDIIRCQYCEEEPALFHCVPCGDEFCSRCKTFHLKSKVPSGHNIIPISERLHPTNMVKMCESHSSKPYDACCEDCQVPVCILCIQEIHNKHGIGKLQDMYEKQKAATMKELSEMKTQSRADVIQRIKDVENGELRIKTSHENLRREMKRQAKDFIDHINAILNEGLGESESDEKKKLEELAQHKAELEEYQQNLEHVIEKLEDLTESSPPADLILYRKQNPDVVKHLKFPDTVVTTDPTFTAGQFNKTLNEKQFGQMTKSQLTRVKTDDKTQYTQTKETETQPTQWLPVTSDEEKAEEELQKRRKGKLAKASSKSALLVKTVLQHPVKLSEITPEKKELRHVACVGDERAYISGSGSGILLIDRSSTHLDTITTSGEPSGLAVMKDGSLIYSVRNDRAIYRVSANKQTTKLVSTPDEPIGLCRTGSGEILVCLFKCVLGFQLTCSSVYLLNTTVTVVRYSCSGEKIQEFEISQYMTYTLPSEWPICENVNGDICTVSIHTGHRYEFSAGNRVVVYDKSGKVRFQYDGRGRTRRFYFKSRGLATDSLGHILISDAYNRVVHLISRDGNFIAYIVTKDDGTTCPWGIALDQSKNLWLTEPESVKVYQYLS, encoded by the exons ATGCCCGTTAGGAAAGTGAGATCAACAGGGAACCAGTTTATTTACAGAACTAGCCGAGCGACTAAACATTGTTCCTATGCCAACACTGTTCAACGACAAAGGTGTTTTGAAAAGTACAGCAACGTTAATCGAGAAATATTGAGAGAATCAATCACTTACTCAG ACGGAATAGTCATGGCTCGGTCTCAGGCCCAGGACATCATCCGATGTCAGTACTGTGAGGAGGAGCCAGCTCTGTTCCACTGTGTGCCCTGTGGAGATGAATTCTGTTCTCGCtgtaaaacctttcatcttAAAAGCAAGGTTCCCTCGGGACACAACATCATCCCTATTTCCGAGAGACTCCACCCCACCAACATGGTCAAAATGTGTGAAAGTCACTCGTCCAAGCCATATGATGCTTGCTGTGAAGATTGTCAAGTTCCAGTCTGCATTTTATGTATTCAAGAAATTCATAACAAACATGGTATTGGGAAATTGCAGGATATGTACGAGAAACAAAAGGCTGCAACCATGAAAGAACTGTCTGAAATGAAAACACAAAGTAGAGCGGATGTTATACAAAGGATAAAAGATGTCGAAAATGGAGAATTGCGGATAAAGACCAGCCACGAAAATCTGAGGAGGGAAATGAAGAGACAAGCCAAAGATTTTATAGATCATATCAATGCAATTTTGAACGAAGGTCTAGGCGAGTCTGAGTCAGACGAGAAAAAGAAGCTAGAAGAGTTAGCACAACATAAAGCCGAGTTAGAAGAATATCAACAGAACCTAGAACATGTCATTGAGAAACTAGAAGACCTTACAGAGTCAAGTCCTCCTGCTGACCTCATCTTGTACCGGAAACAAAATCCTGACGTGGTGAAACACTTAAAATTTCCAGACACCGTGGTAACTACTGATCCCACGTTCACGGCGGGCCAGTTCAACAAAACTTTGAACGAAAAACAGTTTGGACAAATGACCAAAAGTCAACTTACTCGAGTGAAGACAGATGATAAAACCCAATACACACAAACAAAAGAGACAGAAACCCAACCCACCCAATGGTTACCAGTGACATCGGATGAAGAAAAAGCGGAAGAAGAGTTACAGAAAAGAAGGAAAGGGAAATTGGCGAAGGCGTCCTCAAAAAGTGCATTATTGGTTAAAACGGTATTACAACACCCAGTCAAGCTAAGTGAAATAACACCTGAGAAGAAAGAGTTACGTCACGTGGCGTGCGTTGGTGATGAAAGAGCATACATTAGTGGGAGTGGTTCTGGGATACTTTTGATTGACAGGTCAAGTACACACTTGGACACAATCACTACATCTGGAGAACCGTCTGGCCTGGCTGTGATGAAGGACGGGAGTCTGATTTATTCTGTCCGCAATGATCGTGCCATCTACCGAGTGTCTGCCAATAAACAGACAACTAAACTTGTAAGCACTCCAGACGAACCTATAGGTTTGTGTCGTACCGGTTCAGGAGAAATCCTGGTTTGTCTGTTTAAGTGTGTTTTGGGGTTTCAACTTACATGCAGTTCTGTCTATCTGTTGAATACTACGGTTACAGTGGTCCGGTACAGCTGCAGCGGTGAGAAGATCCAGGAGTTTGAAATATCTCAATATATGACTTATACATTACCAAGCGAATGGCCTATCTGTGAAAATGTGAATGGTGATATCTGTACTGTTAGTATTCATACTGGTCATAGATATGAATTTAGTGCTGGGAATAGAGTAGTGGTATATGACAAGTCTGGAAAGGTTCGCTTTCAATATGACGGGCGAGGTAGGACGCGGAGGTTTTACTTTAAGTCACGTGGTTTGGCCACCGACAGCCTGGGTCACATTCTCATCTCAGACGCCTATAACCGTGTCGTGCATCTTATAAGCCGAGACGGGAACTTCATCGCCTATATCGTGACAAAGGATGACGGGACAACATGTCCATGGGGGATAGCTCTGGACCAGTCGAAGAACCTGTGGCTGACAGAACCTGAGAGTGTCAAAGTGTACCAGTATTTGTCGTAA